A stretch of the Atribacterota bacterium genome encodes the following:
- a CDS encoding four helix bundle protein produces MRSYKDLNIWKRSIELVNDIYKLSCSFTKEELYILTSQIRRTAISIPSNIAEGFARFHNKEYRQFLYISLGSCAELETQIIIANNLKYLEDDELSDIINRLEIIGKMISNLIKKINNCEKVLY; encoded by the coding sequence ATTAGAAGTTATAAAGATTTAAATATCTGGAAACGAAGTATTGAATTAGTTAATGATATTTATAAACTATCCTGCTCATTTACCAAAGAAGAATTATACATATTAACATCCCAAATTAGAAGGACAGCAATATCAATTCCTTCTAACATTGCTGAAGGGTTCGCACGTTTTCATAATAAAGAATATAGACAATTTTTATATATTTCTTTAGGAAGCTGTGCAGAACTTGAAACACAAATTATTATTGCAAATAATTTAAAATATTTAGAAGATGATGAATTAAGTGATATAATAAATAGGTTAGAAATCATTGGCAAGATGATATCCAACTTGATTAAAAAAATAAATAATTGTGAAAAAGTTTTATATTAG
- a CDS encoding clostripain-related cysteine peptidase — protein sequence MKNKKHKISISFSLLIIGMLLFSCIISGCSFLPPLPEEAKWTIMVYLAAGNDLETVGIQDINEMEMVGSTKEVNIVVQMDRIPFSALDKLGMGSYDDSSNNNWTGTRRYYITQDMDPVKINSKLIQDLGEKNMGDPETLKDFAQWAIQKYPAERYMLVLWNHGGGFRSAETSRDICWDYNFGLDSSITMPQLEEAMAFIDNLLGKKLDIIGMDACYMAMVEVAYQIKDYASIMISSQASIPGDGWQYDCILEGMVINPKQNTKHFATEIINCYSDQYDGSTRNVTLSAIDLNGIDSLAGEISILAQEIMNDHSTPKNNYRDARNETQNYTSLGFEYIDLKHYVSLLGYYTYNSKVLNAAYNINQSLQSGNIILSNTFNGNSVQNSYGLSIYYPYYEYDSYYNYTNFSQDTLWDEMLYDLGY from the coding sequence ATGAAGAACAAAAAACACAAAATATCTATAAGTTTTTCCCTTTTAATTATTGGGATGTTACTATTTTCATGCATTATTTCCGGCTGCTCATTCCTTCCTCCCTTACCGGAAGAGGCAAAGTGGACGATAATGGTCTATCTTGCTGCCGGTAATGATTTGGAAACAGTGGGAATTCAGGATATCAATGAGATGGAAATGGTTGGCTCAACGAAAGAGGTGAATATTGTGGTGCAAATGGATCGAATTCCCTTTAGTGCTCTTGATAAACTGGGAATGGGATCCTATGACGATAGTAGCAATAATAACTGGACTGGCACCCGTCGTTATTATATTACTCAGGATATGGATCCAGTTAAAATTAATTCTAAACTTATTCAAGACCTTGGTGAGAAGAATATGGGAGATCCAGAAACCTTAAAGGATTTTGCACAATGGGCAATTCAAAAATACCCGGCAGAAAGATATATGCTGGTCCTCTGGAATCATGGAGGGGGTTTTCGTTCAGCTGAAACTTCCCGGGATATCTGCTGGGATTATAATTTTGGTTTAGATAGTAGCATAACAATGCCTCAATTAGAAGAAGCGATGGCTTTTATTGACAATTTATTAGGAAAAAAGTTAGATATCATAGGTATGGATGCTTGTTATATGGCTATGGTGGAAGTTGCCTATCAAATTAAGGATTATGCTAGTATTATGATTTCCTCTCAAGCTTCCATTCCTGGTGATGGCTGGCAATATGACTGTATACTGGAAGGTATGGTTATAAATCCTAAACAAAACACTAAACATTTCGCTACTGAAATTATAAATTGCTATTCTGACCAGTATGATGGTTCAACAAGAAATGTAACTCTTTCAGCAATTGACTTAAATGGTATTGATAGTTTGGCAGGAGAGATATCAATTCTGGCTCAAGAAATAATGAATGACCATTCTACACCAAAAAATAATTATCGAGATGCCAGAAATGAAACCCAGAATTATACTAGTCTTGGTTTTGAGTACATTGATTTGAAGCATTATGTCTCTCTCTTAGGTTATTATACTTACAATAGCAAGGTCTTAAATGCTGCTTATAATATTAATCAATCATTGCAATCCGGAAATATTATTCTCAGCAATACTTTTAATGGTAACAGTGTCCAGAATTCCTATGGACTATCTATTTATTATCCCTACTATGAGTATGATAGTTATTATAATTACACCAATTTTTCTCAAGATACCTTATGGGACGAAATGTTGTATGATTTAGGATATTAG